In the genome of Sphingomonas naphthae, one region contains:
- the metH gene encoding methionine synthase: MATAPEPVSRANFVNIGERTNVTGSAAFKKLIMAGDYTRAVEVARQQVENGAQVVDVNMDEGLLDAEFAMTTFLKLIAAEPDIARVPIMVDSSKWSVIEAGLKCVSGKPIVNSISMKEGEEAFLASARKVMAYGAAVVVMAFDTVGQADTKDRKVEICKRAYGLLMGIGFPPEDIIFDPNIFAVATGIEEHDNYGVDFIEACREIRALCPHAHISGGLSNLSFSFRGNEPVRRAMHSIFLYHAIPAGMDMGIVNAGQLDVYDTIDPELREAAEDVILNRPNRPDKGFETPTERLISIAERFKGTDAVAEKAAEEWRGWPVVKRIEHALVKGLDAHVVDDTEEARQEIFARGGRPIEVIEGPLMDGMNVVGDLFGAGKMFLPQVVKSARVMKKAVAHLLPYIEAEKEKNADTRGKGRIIMATVKGDVHDIGKNIVGVVLQCNGFEVVDMGVMVPWMDIIKAAQDNNADMIGLSGLITPSLDEMVTVAAEMQRKGMTMPLLIGGATTSKVHTALRIAPAYAGPVVHVLDASRAVGVASTLVSDTQRDAFVEKTAADYEAVRIAREGKGQNDLAPLADARANAFPFIEAQKAPAPLKPGTHVYEDWDLADLRDYIDWTPFFRAWELAGNYPAILEDEIVGESARSLWADAQEMLDTIIAEKWLTAKGVAGLWPCRREGDDIIVTFEGADVPLAMLRQQIKKREGRPNMCLADFVSPQGDWIGGFAVTAGHGIDAHLARFKATHDDYRDILLKALADRLAEAFAERLHLHVRADLWGYAAGEQLTNEALIKEQYRGIRPAPGYPACPDHSLKPILFDLLKATDATGITLTESFAMLPTAAVSGFYFGHPDAAYFGVARIGEDQVADYAERRGVDRDTAERWLRPNLH, translated from the coding sequence ATGGCCACCGCCCCCGAACCCGTCTCCCGCGCCAATTTCGTCAATATCGGCGAGCGTACCAACGTCACCGGATCGGCGGCGTTCAAGAAGCTCATCATGGCCGGGGATTATACCCGGGCCGTCGAGGTCGCGCGCCAGCAGGTCGAGAATGGCGCGCAGGTGGTCGACGTCAACATGGACGAGGGTCTGCTCGACGCCGAGTTCGCGATGACGACCTTTCTCAAGCTGATCGCCGCCGAGCCCGATATCGCGCGCGTGCCGATCATGGTCGACAGCTCCAAGTGGAGCGTGATCGAGGCGGGGCTGAAGTGCGTCTCCGGCAAGCCGATCGTCAATTCGATCAGCATGAAGGAGGGCGAGGAGGCGTTCCTCGCATCGGCGCGCAAGGTGATGGCCTATGGCGCCGCCGTGGTGGTGATGGCGTTCGATACGGTCGGCCAGGCCGACACCAAGGACCGCAAGGTCGAGATCTGCAAGCGCGCCTACGGTCTCCTCATGGGCATCGGCTTTCCGCCCGAGGACATCATCTTCGATCCCAACATCTTCGCGGTGGCGACGGGCATCGAGGAACATGACAATTACGGCGTGGACTTCATTGAGGCGTGCCGCGAAATCCGCGCGCTCTGCCCGCACGCGCATATCTCGGGCGGCCTCTCGAACCTGAGCTTCTCGTTCCGAGGCAACGAGCCGGTGCGCCGGGCAATGCACTCGATCTTCCTCTACCACGCCATCCCCGCCGGCATGGACATGGGCATCGTCAACGCCGGCCAGCTCGACGTGTACGACACGATCGACCCGGAGCTGCGCGAGGCGGCCGAGGACGTCATCCTCAACCGCCCCAACCGCCCCGACAAAGGCTTCGAGACGCCGACCGAGCGGCTGATCTCCATCGCCGAGCGCTTCAAGGGCACCGATGCGGTGGCCGAGAAGGCCGCCGAGGAATGGCGCGGCTGGCCGGTGGTCAAGCGGATCGAACATGCGCTGGTGAAGGGCCTCGACGCGCATGTCGTCGACGATACCGAGGAGGCGCGGCAGGAGATTTTCGCGCGCGGCGGCCGGCCGATCGAGGTGATCGAAGGCCCGCTGATGGATGGCATGAACGTCGTCGGCGACCTGTTCGGCGCGGGCAAGATGTTCCTGCCGCAGGTGGTGAAATCCGCCCGCGTGATGAAGAAGGCCGTCGCCCACCTGCTCCCCTATATCGAGGCGGAGAAGGAGAAGAACGCCGACACGCGCGGCAAGGGGCGCATCATCATGGCGACCGTGAAGGGCGACGTGCACGATATCGGCAAGAATATCGTCGGCGTCGTGCTCCAGTGCAATGGCTTCGAGGTCGTCGACATGGGCGTGATGGTGCCGTGGATGGACATCATCAAGGCCGCGCAGGACAACAATGCCGACATGATCGGCCTGTCGGGCCTCATCACCCCATCGCTCGACGAGATGGTGACGGTGGCGGCCGAGATGCAGCGCAAGGGCATGACCATGCCGCTGCTGATCGGCGGGGCGACCACCTCCAAGGTTCACACCGCGCTGCGTATCGCGCCGGCCTATGCGGGGCCGGTGGTGCATGTGCTGGATGCCAGCCGCGCGGTCGGCGTCGCCTCGACGCTCGTGTCGGATACCCAGCGCGACGCCTTCGTCGAAAAGACGGCGGCCGATTACGAGGCGGTCCGCATCGCCCGCGAGGGCAAGGGGCAGAACGATCTCGCCCCGCTCGCCGACGCGCGCGCCAACGCCTTCCCCTTCATCGAGGCGCAGAAGGCGCCCGCGCCGCTCAAGCCCGGCACGCACGTCTATGAGGATTGGGATCTCGCCGACCTGCGCGACTATATCGACTGGACGCCCTTCTTCCGCGCCTGGGAACTGGCGGGCAATTACCCCGCCATCCTGGAGGACGAGATCGTCGGCGAGAGCGCGCGGAGTCTGTGGGCCGACGCGCAGGAGATGCTCGACACGATCATCGCCGAAAAGTGGCTGACGGCGAAGGGCGTGGCGGGCCTGTGGCCTTGCCGCCGCGAGGGCGACGATATCATCGTCACCTTCGAGGGTGCCGACGTGCCGCTCGCCATGCTCCGCCAGCAGATCAAGAAGCGCGAGGGGCGGCCCAACATGTGCTTGGCCGATTTCGTGTCACCGCAGGGCGACTGGATCGGCGGCTTCGCGGTGACGGCCGGCCACGGCATCGACGCGCATCTGGCGCGCTTCAAGGCGACGCACGACGATTATCGCGACATTCTGCTGAAGGCGCTGGCCGATCGTCTGGCCGAGGCGTTCGCCGAACGCCTCCACCTCCACGTCCGCGCCGATCTGTGGGGCTATGCGGCGGGCGAGCAACTGACCAACGAGGCGCTCATCAAGGAGCAATATCGCGGCATCCGCCCGGCGCCCGGCTATCCGGCCTGCCCGGATCACAGCCTGAAGCCGATCCTGTTCGATCTGCTGAAGGCGACCGACGCGACCGGCATCACCCTGACGGAGAGCTTCGCGATGCTGCCGACGGCGGCGGTATCGGGCTTCTACTTCGGCCACCCCGACGCGGCCTATTTCGGTGTCGCGCGGATCGGCGAGGATCAGGTGGCGGACTATGCCGAACGGCGCGGCGTCGATCGCGATACGGCCGAACGGTGGCTGCGGCCCAACCTGCATTGA
- a CDS encoding serine hydrolase domain-containing protein — translation MRLSIVSSLFAGAALAAAAPVAAQSFTAAESAQVDTLVGEALAATGVPSASVTVVRGGKIAFAKAYGKQSETIATADIKTKYQIASVSKQFTAAAILLLRDEGKLSLDDTIAKYLPGITGGDRITIRQLLAHTSGLQDYWPQDFSFAAMATPTSPQGIVDRWARKPLDFEPGSQWQYSNTGYVVAGLIVEKLSGMELVPFLKNRLLDPLGIDAIDQDLATGKGYPQGYTRAALGPVKVETPPASGWLYAAGELSMSTPDLAKWDIARIERKGLPAKDWAEQEQAVKLTDGASTHYGLGVTLAEVKKRATVEHGGEAVGFLTTNRVFVEDKAAIVVAVNAWFGDAQSRIADGIGDILFPDRKTASTGLDETARTAMARKVYDQLREGMLDRAMLTEDANYYYTAGVQADYRDSLGSLGEPTAFATRGAPRLRGGFVVRGYVVSYGERKLNISTMSELGQDGRFEQFLVTPGS, via the coding sequence GTGCGACTGTCGATCGTTTCCAGCCTGTTCGCCGGCGCCGCGCTGGCCGCCGCCGCGCCCGTCGCCGCGCAGAGCTTCACCGCCGCCGAAAGCGCCCAGGTCGACACGCTCGTCGGCGAGGCGCTGGCCGCGACGGGGGTGCCATCGGCATCGGTGACGGTGGTGCGCGGCGGGAAGATCGCCTTCGCCAAGGCCTATGGCAAGCAATCGGAAACGATCGCCACGGCCGACATCAAGACGAAATACCAGATCGCCTCGGTCTCCAAGCAATTCACCGCCGCCGCCATCCTGCTGCTGCGCGACGAGGGCAAGCTCTCGCTCGACGACACAATTGCCAAGTATCTGCCCGGCATCACCGGGGGCGATCGGATCACGATCCGGCAGTTGCTGGCGCACACCTCGGGCCTGCAGGATTATTGGCCGCAGGATTTCAGCTTCGCGGCGATGGCGACGCCGACCAGCCCGCAGGGCATCGTCGATCGCTGGGCCAGGAAGCCGCTCGATTTCGAGCCCGGCAGCCAGTGGCAATATTCCAACACCGGCTATGTCGTGGCGGGGCTGATCGTCGAGAAATTGTCGGGCATGGAGCTGGTGCCGTTCCTGAAGAACAGGCTGCTCGATCCGCTCGGCATCGATGCGATCGATCAGGATTTGGCGACGGGCAAGGGCTATCCGCAGGGCTATACCCGCGCCGCGCTGGGGCCCGTGAAGGTGGAGACGCCGCCGGCCAGCGGCTGGCTCTATGCGGCGGGCGAGCTTTCGATGAGCACGCCCGACCTCGCCAAATGGGATATCGCCCGGATCGAGCGCAAGGGCCTGCCGGCGAAGGACTGGGCCGAGCAGGAGCAGGCGGTGAAGCTCACTGACGGCGCCTCGACCCATTACGGGCTGGGCGTGACGTTGGCGGAGGTGAAGAAGCGGGCGACGGTGGAGCATGGCGGCGAGGCGGTCGGCTTCCTCACCACCAATCGCGTGTTCGTGGAGGACAAGGCCGCGATCGTGGTGGCGGTGAACGCCTGGTTCGGCGACGCGCAAAGCCGCATCGCCGACGGCATCGGCGACATCCTCTTCCCCGATCGCAAGACCGCCTCGACCGGGCTGGACGAGACCGCGCGCACCGCGATGGCGCGCAAGGTGTATGACCAGTTGCGCGAGGGCATGCTCGACCGGGCGATGCTGACCGAGGACGCCAATTACTATTACACGGCCGGGGTGCAGGCGGATTATCGCGACAGCCTGGGCTCGCTGGGCGAACCGACCGCCTTCGCCACGCGCGGGGCGCCACGGCTACGCGGCGGCTTCGTCGTGCGGGGGTATGTGGTGAGCTATGGCGAGCGCAAGCTGAACATCTCGACCATGTCCGAACTGGGGCAGGACGGGCGGTTCGAGCAGTTTCTGGTGACGCCGGGGAGTTGA
- a CDS encoding homocysteine S-methyltransferase family protein has product MLTPSAAARRFREEAAKRILITDGAFGTMIQTYKLSEADYRGDYDLADDQKGNNDLLVLTRPDVIDEITRAYLDAGSDIVSTNTFNANLISQGDYSALHLVRDMNLVSAQNARKAADEYEARDGRPRFVAGAMGPTNKTLSLSPDVNDPGFRAVTFDEVKAIYADQAETLLEGGCDFILIETIFDTLNAKAAIMAVLELQDKLGREIPMMISMTITDMSGRNLSGHSVEAFWYMIRHAKPLTVGLNCAFGADLMRPHVQVLSGIADTLLMAYPNAGLPNDLGAYDELPAKTGELIAEWVENGLLNVVGGCCGTTPGHIAAMAKAAAGAPPRALPTPKPAMRLTGLDPFELAA; this is encoded by the coding sequence ATGCTGACCCCCTCCGCCGCCGCCCGCCGTTTCCGCGAGGAAGCCGCCAAGCGCATCCTCATCACCGACGGCGCCTTCGGCACGATGATCCAGACCTACAAGCTGAGCGAGGCCGACTATCGCGGCGACTATGACCTCGCCGACGATCAGAAGGGCAACAACGACCTGCTCGTGCTGACCCGGCCCGACGTGATCGACGAGATCACCCGCGCCTATCTGGATGCTGGTTCGGACATAGTCTCGACCAACACGTTCAACGCCAACCTCATCAGCCAGGGCGATTATTCGGCGCTGCATCTGGTGCGCGACATGAACCTCGTGTCGGCACAGAACGCCCGCAAGGCGGCGGACGAATATGAGGCGCGCGACGGGCGCCCGCGCTTCGTGGCGGGTGCCATGGGGCCGACCAACAAGACGCTGTCGCTCTCGCCCGACGTTAACGATCCCGGCTTCCGCGCGGTGACGTTCGACGAGGTGAAGGCGATCTACGCCGATCAGGCCGAGACGCTGCTGGAGGGTGGCTGCGACTTCATCCTGATCGAGACGATCTTCGACACGCTCAACGCCAAGGCCGCGATCATGGCGGTGCTGGAATTGCAGGACAAGCTCGGCCGCGAGATCCCGATGATGATCTCGATGACGATCACCGACATGTCCGGCCGCAACCTCTCGGGCCATTCGGTCGAGGCTTTCTGGTACATGATCCGCCACGCCAAGCCGCTGACGGTGGGCCTCAACTGCGCCTTCGGGGCCGATCTGATGCGCCCGCATGTGCAGGTGCTGTCGGGCATCGCCGATACCCTGCTGATGGCCTATCCCAACGCCGGGCTGCCCAACGATCTGGGCGCCTATGACGAGTTGCCCGCCAAGACCGGCGAGCTGATCGCGGAGTGGGTGGAAAACGGCCTGCTCAATGTGGTCGGCGGCTGCTGCGGCACGACGCCGGGGCATATCGCGGCGATGGCGAAAGCCGCCGCCGGCGCCCCGCCGCGCGCGCTGCCGACGCCGAAACCCGCGATGCGGCTGACCGGTCTCGATCCGTTCGAGCTGGCGGCGTGA
- the leuB gene encoding 3-isopropylmalate dehydrogenase, whose protein sequence is MLIAVLPGDGIGPEVTAEAVRVLEMVCGDRLTFKSAPVGGAAYKASGHPLPPATLDLAKRADAILFGAVGDPDCDSLERALRPEQAILGLRKELALFANLRPARLFPELADASALRPEVASAIDMVIVRELNGDVYFGEKGMRKTASGRREGYDIMSYNEDEVARIAHSGFRTAQARRGKLCSVDKANVLETSQLWRDVVIEISAEYPDVELSHMYVDNAAMQLVRNPGQFDVIVTGNLFGDILSDQASMCAGSIGMLPSASLDAGGKGLYEPIHGSAPDIAGQGKANPLATILSAAMMLRYSLGMAEEANRIEVAVATALAGGARSADLGGAMTTTQMGDAVLAAL, encoded by the coding sequence ATGCTGATCGCGGTGCTGCCGGGGGATGGGATCGGGCCGGAGGTGACGGCCGAGGCCGTGCGCGTGCTGGAAATGGTGTGCGGCGATCGGCTGACGTTCAAGAGCGCGCCCGTCGGGGGCGCGGCCTACAAGGCGTCGGGCCATCCGCTGCCGCCCGCGACGCTCGATCTGGCCAAGCGGGCCGACGCGATCCTGTTCGGCGCGGTCGGCGATCCCGATTGCGACAGCCTGGAACGCGCACTGCGCCCAGAGCAGGCGATCCTGGGGCTCCGCAAGGAACTCGCCCTGTTCGCCAACCTGCGCCCCGCGCGGCTGTTCCCCGAACTGGCCGATGCCTCGGCGCTCCGCCCCGAAGTCGCCAGCGCGATCGACATGGTGATCGTGCGAGAGCTGAACGGCGACGTCTATTTCGGCGAGAAGGGGATGCGCAAGACCGCCTCCGGCCGCCGCGAAGGCTATGACATCATGTCCTATAACGAGGACGAGGTGGCGCGCATCGCCCACAGCGGCTTCCGCACGGCGCAGGCGCGGCGCGGCAAGCTGTGTTCGGTGGACAAGGCCAATGTGCTGGAAACCTCGCAGCTGTGGCGCGACGTGGTGATCGAGATTTCGGCCGAATATCCGGACGTGGAACTCAGCCACATGTATGTCGACAACGCGGCGATGCAGCTGGTGCGCAACCCCGGCCAGTTCGACGTGATCGTCACCGGCAACCTCTTCGGCGACATCCTCTCCGATCAGGCGAGCATGTGCGCCGGCTCGATCGGGATGCTGCCCTCGGCCTCGCTCGATGCGGGCGGCAAGGGCCTTTACGAGCCGATCCACGGCTCGGCGCCCGATATCGCGGGGCAGGGCAAGGCCAATCCGCTGGCGACGATCCTGTCGGCGGCGATGATGCTGCGCTACTCGCTGGGCATGGCCGAGGAGGCCAACCGGATCGAGGTGGCGGTGGCGACGGCGCTGGCCGGCGGCGCGCGATCGGCCGATCTGGGCGGCGCGATGACGACCACGCAGATGGGCGACGCGGTGCTGGCGGCGCTATAG
- a CDS encoding ATP-binding protein encodes MDVTRRWTRPGSGAMVRLGTMALFVFATALGGILLTLAGHRIASLWLANAGALAIVLRSPRPERGALYVVGFLANVVANLAVGDHSPLAVAIAGCNLLEVWLCVRLLGPLDLGAGTHMTVPHLFRFLGVGLLAPALSAIPAGLLLAFASDQAAGAVMGRWFIADALGLLTLTPLLLSVRRSDLLAIGRPRAALEAVAIIGLTGAITAFVFWQEPRPLLFVILPPLMLAAFRLRFAGTGAALILVALIATPLTVAGHGPIAHNFADTIGRIWFLQLFLAVSTFATVPIASILADRARLMAELVAGQHRYRELADHSKDMIVRIGPNGALRYVSPASRQVLGFEPAELIAAPSGESVHPDDRQRVMATFQQVLERRGNPVCTFRRLHRDGSYAWLEAACSLIADPETGEPVEIVASMRNVTHRKANEEMIAAATQRLADSHRLLTMAEQIAGIGHWRIDIASGKVVWSREVFRIYGLDPVERVHIPDGVAAYVPEDQPLVEAYVKAAMEDGTPFAFAGRLVRSDGAVRHVMSQGQPERAADGTITGVVGVFQDITAEVEAQAELIAARDEAQAAAEARSAFLAMMSHEIRTPMTGVLGMIELLRSEPPAAERARFFASLEQSAQLLMTVLDDVLDFSKIESGQLTTETVDFDVRELVQTTLDLFHNAASRKGLLVALDYRAGRTAAMRQGDPTRLQQIVSNLVSNAVKFTESGSIILRAVPPTSGDRWRFEVRDTGIGISPDVTDRLFQPFIQADVSTTRRFGGTGLGLAISRRLVEAMGGVMGVESKPGRGSTFWFELDLPEGSAAATPIEAEPVLPAGRPLSVLLTEDNEINQLLVSTLLRRMGHSVQCAANGRIALEAVQRQAFDVVLMDVQMPEMDGLAATRAIRALGGDFATLPIIALTADASPERRRFHEGAGFTDFMTKPVHSALLERRLAAIGGAGQGAPIEAPPPAPFAAGSPALVDGRIADLTAAVGPGIVAQMLDMLVDEARTRPAAIRALAPADPVRARAEAHGLKGAASSIGAIPLAEAAAAVEDAYDDALLPAIEALEAAAAMTLAALETRPNGGMAVAS; translated from the coding sequence GTGGACGTAACGCGGCGGTGGACGAGGCCCGGTTCGGGGGCGATGGTGCGGCTGGGGACGATGGCGCTATTCGTCTTCGCGACGGCGCTCGGCGGTATCCTGCTGACCCTCGCGGGGCATCGTATCGCTTCGCTGTGGCTGGCCAACGCCGGGGCGCTCGCGATCGTCCTGCGCAGTCCGCGCCCGGAGCGCGGGGCGCTCTATGTCGTCGGTTTCCTCGCCAACGTGGTCGCCAATCTGGCAGTGGGCGATCATAGCCCGCTCGCCGTCGCCATCGCGGGTTGCAACCTGCTGGAGGTATGGCTGTGCGTCCGCCTGCTCGGTCCGCTCGATCTGGGCGCCGGTACGCATATGACGGTGCCGCACCTGTTCCGTTTCCTCGGCGTCGGGCTGCTCGCGCCGGCGCTCTCGGCGATTCCCGCTGGCCTGTTGCTGGCCTTCGCTTCCGATCAGGCGGCGGGCGCGGTGATGGGGCGCTGGTTCATCGCCGACGCGCTCGGCCTGCTCACCCTCACCCCGCTGCTGCTGTCGGTCCGCCGTTCCGATCTGCTCGCGATCGGCCGGCCGCGCGCCGCGCTGGAGGCGGTGGCGATCATCGGCCTGACCGGCGCGATCACCGCCTTCGTCTTCTGGCAGGAGCCGCGCCCGCTGCTGTTCGTCATCCTGCCGCCGCTGATGCTGGCCGCCTTCCGCCTGCGCTTCGCGGGGACGGGCGCGGCGCTGATCCTGGTGGCGCTGATCGCGACCCCGCTCACCGTGGCCGGCCATGGGCCGATCGCGCACAATTTCGCCGACACGATCGGCCGCATCTGGTTCCTCCAGCTGTTTCTGGCGGTGTCCACCTTCGCGACCGTGCCGATCGCCTCGATCCTGGCCGATCGCGCCCGGCTGATGGCGGAGCTGGTGGCGGGCCAGCACCGCTATCGCGAACTGGCCGACCATTCCAAGGACATGATCGTCCGCATCGGCCCCAACGGCGCGCTGCGCTACGTCTCGCCCGCCTCCCGCCAGGTTCTCGGATTCGAGCCCGCCGAGCTGATCGCGGCGCCCTCGGGCGAATCGGTCCATCCCGACGATCGCCAGCGCGTCATGGCGACGTTCCAGCAGGTGCTGGAGAGGCGCGGCAATCCGGTCTGCACCTTCCGCCGCCTGCACCGCGACGGCAGCTATGCCTGGCTGGAGGCCGCGTGCAGCCTGATCGCCGATCCCGAGACCGGCGAGCCCGTCGAGATCGTCGCCAGCATGCGCAACGTGACGCATCGCAAGGCCAATGAGGAGATGATCGCCGCCGCCACGCAGCGGCTGGCCGACAGCCATCGGCTGCTGACGATGGCGGAGCAGATCGCCGGCATCGGCCATTGGCGGATCGATATCGCCAGCGGCAAGGTCGTCTGGTCGCGCGAGGTGTTTCGCATCTACGGGCTCGACCCGGTCGAGCGGGTCCACATTCCCGATGGCGTCGCCGCCTACGTTCCGGAGGATCAGCCGCTCGTCGAAGCCTATGTGAAGGCGGCGATGGAGGATGGCACGCCCTTCGCCTTCGCCGGTCGCCTCGTGCGCAGCGACGGCGCCGTCCGCCACGTCATGTCGCAGGGCCAGCCCGAGCGCGCGGCCGACGGCACGATCACCGGCGTCGTCGGCGTGTTTCAGGACATCACCGCCGAGGTCGAGGCGCAGGCCGAGCTGATCGCCGCGCGCGACGAGGCGCAGGCCGCCGCCGAGGCCCGCAGCGCCTTCCTCGCGATGATGAGCCACGAGATCCGCACGCCGATGACGGGCGTGCTGGGCATGATCGAACTGCTTCGCTCCGAGCCGCCCGCCGCCGAGCGCGCGCGCTTCTTCGCCAGCCTCGAGCAATCGGCGCAATTGCTGATGACGGTGCTGGACGACGTACTCGATTTCTCGAAGATCGAGAGCGGCCAGCTCACCACCGAGACGGTCGATTTCGACGTGCGCGAGCTAGTGCAGACCACCCTCGACCTGTTCCACAACGCCGCTTCGCGCAAGGGGCTGCTGGTGGCGCTCGACTATCGCGCCGGGCGGACGGCGGCGATGCGGCAGGGCGATCCCACGCGGCTGCAACAGATCGTCTCCAACCTCGTCAGCAACGCGGTGAAGTTCACCGAGAGCGGATCGATCATCCTGCGCGCGGTGCCGCCCACAAGCGGCGATCGCTGGCGTTTCGAGGTGCGCGACACCGGCATCGGCATTTCCCCGGACGTGACCGATCGCCTGTTCCAGCCTTTCATCCAGGCCGACGTCTCCACCACGCGCCGGTTCGGCGGCACCGGCCTGGGCCTTGCGATCAGCCGCCGGCTGGTCGAGGCGATGGGGGGCGTGATGGGTGTCGAGAGCAAGCCGGGCCGGGGATCGACCTTCTGGTTCGAGCTGGACCTGCCCGAAGGCAGCGCCGCCGCCACCCCGATCGAGGCCGAGCCCGTCCTCCCCGCCGGCCGCCCGCTTTCGGTGCTGCTGACCGAGGACAATGAGATCAACCAGCTGCTCGTCTCCACCCTGCTGCGGCGGATGGGCCATTCGGTGCAATGCGCCGCCAATGGCCGGATTGCGCTGGAGGCGGTGCAGCGGCAGGCGTTCGACGTGGTGCTGATGGACGTTCAGATGCCCGAGATGGACGGCCTGGCCGCGACCCGTGCGATCCGCGCACTGGGGGGCGATTTCGCGACCCTGCCGATCATCGCGCTCACCGCCGATGCCTCGCCCGAACGGCGCCGCTTCCACGAGGGCGCGGGCTTCACCGATTTCATGACCAAGCCGGTCCATTCCGCGCTGCTGGAGCGCCGCCTGGCGGCGATCGGCGGGGCGGGGCAGGGGGCGCCGATCGAGGCGCCGCCGCCGGCGCCCTTCGCGGCGGGATCGCCGGCGCTGGTCGATGGCCGCATCGCCGATCTCACAGCCGCCGTCGGCCCTGGAATCGTGGCGCAGATGCTCGACATGCTGGTCGACGAAGCGCGCACGCGCCCGGCCGCCATCCGCGCGCTGGCCCCGGCCGATCCGGTGCGGGCGCGGGCCGAGGCGCACGGCCTGAAAGGCGCCGCCTCCAGCATCGGCGCGATCCCGCTGGCCGAGGCCGCCGCCGCCGTGGAGGATGCCTATGACGATGCCCTGCTGCCCGCGATCGAGGCGCTGGAGGCGGCGGCGGCGATGACGCTCGCGGCGCTCGAAACCCGGCCGAACGGCGGCATGGCGGTGGCGTCATGA
- the metF gene encoding methylenetetrahydrofolate reductase [NAD(P)H] produces MSISVAQLEEARRALDAPLYADLSGDFDLSFEFFPPKTEKMEETLWGAIRTLEPLAPRFVSVTYGAGGSTRERTHATVERVARETGIQAAAHLTCVAASKADIAEVAEEYWNAGVRHIVALRGDPQVAGTKFEAHPEGYAGAAELVEGLLKLHPFEISVAAYPEAHPEAISQQADIDHLKRKMDAGANRAITQFFHSPDTFFRFRDRAVAAGITTEIVPGIMPVSNFAGMKRMSAMCGTDIPAWMGHIFEGLDDHPAARQLVAATVAAELCRKLYAGGVRQFHFYTLNRAELAFAISHLLGKRAAVAKPVEAAA; encoded by the coding sequence ATGAGTATTTCGGTTGCCCAGCTCGAAGAGGCCCGCCGCGCGCTCGATGCGCCGCTCTATGCGGATCTGTCGGGCGATTTCGACCTGTCCTTCGAATTCTTCCCGCCCAAGACGGAGAAGATGGAAGAGACTTTGTGGGGCGCGATCCGCACGCTGGAGCCGCTGGCGCCGCGTTTCGTCTCGGTCACCTATGGCGCGGGTGGATCGACCCGCGAGCGGACCCATGCCACCGTCGAGCGGGTCGCGCGCGAGACGGGCATCCAGGCCGCCGCGCACCTCACCTGCGTCGCCGCCAGCAAGGCCGACATCGCCGAGGTGGCGGAGGAATATTGGAATGCGGGCGTGCGCCATATCGTGGCGCTGCGCGGCGATCCGCAGGTGGCGGGCACGAAATTCGAGGCGCACCCCGAGGGCTATGCCGGCGCCGCCGAGCTGGTCGAAGGGCTGCTGAAGCTGCACCCGTTCGAGATTTCGGTCGCCGCTTATCCCGAGGCGCACCCGGAAGCGATCAGCCAGCAGGCCGATATCGATCATCTCAAGCGCAAGATGGATGCCGGCGCCAACCGCGCCATCACGCAATTCTTCCATTCGCCCGACACCTTCTTCCGCTTCCGCGATCGCGCGGTGGCGGCGGGCATCACGACCGAGATCGTCCCCGGCATCATGCCCGTTTCCAACTTCGCGGGCATGAAGAGGATGTCGGCGATGTGCGGCACCGATATCCCGGCGTGGATGGGCCATATCTTCGAGGGGCTCGACGATCATCCCGCCGCGCGCCAGCTCGTCGCCGCGACGGTGGCGGCCGAATTGTGTCGCAAGCTCTATGCCGGCGGCGTCCGACAGTTCCACTTCTACACGCTCAACCGCGCCGAACTCGCCTTCGCCATCTCGCACCTGCTGGGCAAGCGGGCGGCGGTGGCCAAGCCGGTCGAAGCGGCGGCCTAA